From the genome of Aeromonas hydrophila subsp. hydrophila ATCC 7966:
ACTGGATGGGGCAGCAGATCGAGGAGAGCTTTATCTATGAGCTGAACCGGCGCGGGGAAGTGGTGGTGGATTTCAAGCTGACCGGCAGCATCAAGGTCACCCCGCAGGGGGACTTCGTGATGAGCCGCAACTATCGGGATCTCTCTCCCCGGCTACCCATCTCCCGCATCCTGACCGGCACCTTCAGCCGCAACAAGCAGGGGATCCTGGTCAATGCCCGCATCATCGACCTGCGTACCAAGATGGTGGAGACCACGGCCCAGAGCCTGATCCCGCAAAAATATCTGTTCGGTGCCAACAATTCGTTTGGCCGGGCCTCGATCAACCGCGGTTACCTGATGCGTGACAGCCAGGCGCGTCCCGGCGGCCATCTGGTCAATCTGACGCCCTGACAAGGAGTAGACGCAATGAAAATCCTGTTCGGATGCCTGCTGGCGCTGCTGCTGACGGCGTGCAGCGGCGGCAATCGGGTGGTCAACTATGGCGGCGGCAACAACAAGCCGGATGACTTCCCAGTGCTCAAGGCGGTCGGCTACGCGGTGATCGACATCCAGCCCGGTCCGTCCCAGTCCGAGAAGATGCTGCAGGCCATCCGCGCCTCCAAGATGGATGCCTATCGCGAGCTGGCGGAACAGCTCAACGGCCAGCAGGTGCGTGGCCAGAGCAGCTACAAGGACTTGACCCAGACCTCCAACTCGCTGGACGTGTCGGTAGCCGGCATGGTGCGTGGTGCCAGAGTGGTGGCCTCCTATCCCCGTGGCAACACCTATGCCACCGAGATGGAGCTCGATACCCGCGCCCTCTACAACATCAACCAGCTGATGGCAGGCCAGTTCTGACGGCGTGCCCGCGGCGAATGGACGACAGAAAGGCGACCCGATGGGTCGCCTTTTTCATTGGCGGTGTCGGCCGCCCAAGCCTGGCTGATTACAGCGCTGGCTAGTTGCCCAGCAGCACCGGCGGCACGGCGGTCGGCTTGACGTCTTCGCTCGGGTAGCAGCCCAGCACCTTGATGTAGCGGGTGATCTTGGTCAGCTCCATCAGTGCGGCCTGCATGGCCGGGGTCTGCAGGTTGGCGGAGACATCCAGGTAGAACATCTCCTCCCACGGGTTGCCCTGCACCGGACGGGATTCGAGCTTGGTCATGTTGATCTCGTTGCTGCGCAGCACCAGCAGCGCCTCCACCAGCGAGCCCGGTTTCTGGGAGGTGGACATGATGAGGGTGGTCTTGGCCGGGATCTGCGGTGCCACGTCGATGGGCTTGCGCGCCACCACGATGAAGCGGCTGTAGTTCTCCTTCTGGTTGGCCAGCTGCTCGGCCAGCACATCCAGCCCGTACAGCTCGCCGCCGGCGGCGCTGCCGATGGCCGCCGCCTCCGGGCTCGCCAGCTCTTTGACCTTCATCATGGCGCTGGAGGAGGAGTCGCAGATCTCGTGGCGCGCTCCTTCCAGCTTGCTGAGGTAATGGGAGCACTGCTGGAATACCTGCGGGTGGGCATAGAAGGTCTTGATGCGGCCCAGCTCGGTCGGCACGGCGGTGAGGATGCAGTGCTCGATGGGGTAGGTCAGCTCACCGACGATGGAGAGGCTGGTGTGCTGCATCACGTCGTACACCTCGTTGATGGAGCCCGAGCTGGTGTTCTCGATGGGCAGCACGCCGAAGGCGGCACGGCCCGACTCTACCGCATCCAGCACCTCGCGGAAATTCTGGCAGTTCACCTCGATCACCTGATCCTTGTAGCGGGCCAGGTACTTGCGGGCGGCGAGACTGGAGTAGGAACCGCGTGGTCCCAGGTAGGCGACGCTGGTCATCGGCTCCTGCTGCTCCGGGTTGAGCAGGCTCTGCAGATAGGCCTGCTGGGAGAGCACGGAATCTTCGATGATGGTGTGGTAGATGCGGGTGATGTACTGGGCGTCCAGCCCCAGCACACGCCCTTTCTGGATCAGGGCGACCAGCAGATCCTGCTCGCGCTGGGGATCGCGGATCGGGCGCGGGTTGGCCTGCTTGGCGCGGGCGACCTCGATGCTGAGGGTCTTGCGTTTGGCCAGCAGGGCGAGCAGCTCCTGATCCAACTGGGTGATGTCTTGTCTGATCTCGTCGAGCGTTGCCATGATGGTTCCCTATCCAAGTAATCGATTGTGGTGGCTGCAAAAAAAAACCTCCGCTAGGGGAGGCTCGATTCGTCTTTGCTTTCTGTTTACGCGAGTGCTTCACGTGACGACGGGCCTTCCCTCATGAGGGCCGGATAAACGAGAAAGCAAAAAAGAATGGTGCGTGCATGAGTGTGTCCTTGAGGTAACGCCATAACCATTAAGGGATTTGACCGTGCGATGCAAGTAAAACTTGCCCGGGGGAGGAGAACGGGGCAGGGTAGGGGCGTGAGCCTGCGGGGGAAAAACCGGGTAAAACGGACCCGCTTGCTGTCGTAATGATGCAGATAGCTGGAGGTGAAGATGGCGATTATTTTCGACCTGGGACGGGTGGTGGTGAGCTGGGATCCGGTCGGTATCGTGCGCTCGGTGCGCGGGGAGCACGGAGCTGAGCAGCTGGCGGAGCGGCTGTTCAACCACCCTGACTGGCTGGAAGTGGACCGCGGCACCCTGTCACTGCACACCATGGCCCGCCAGGCCGAGCATCGCACCGGGCTGAGCGCCGCCGAAAACCTGGCGATTTTGCAGGCGGTGCCCGCCTCGCTGGTGCCGGATCCCGCTATGCTGAGCCTGATAGAGAGCCTGCATGGGGCGGGTCATACCCTCTACGCACTCTCCAACATGGGGCATGCCAGCATCGACTGGCTGGAGCAGCATCAGCCCTTCTGGCGTTTCTTCAGCGGCAAGGTGGTGTCGGCAAGGGTACGGATGATGAAGCCGGAGCCGGATATCTACCGCTATCTGCTGGTGTCGTTCGACTTGCAGGCCGAGCAGTGCCTGTTCATCGATGACAGCCCGGCCAACGTGACTGCCGCACAGGCATTGGGGATCGGCGGCCTGGTGTTTACCGATGCATACAGTTGTCGCCAGCAGCTGGTGGCGCAGGGTTACCTGCCCGCCTGAATGGCAGGATGTAGAGGGAGAGGGTATGGAGCATGGCCGGTTTCGTAATTGGCTCAGTCACTATCCGGATGCGGGGCTGCTGATCGCCTGTCTGGATGGCAGCGGTTATCAGCTCTGTGTCGAGGCCGACGGCGAGATGCAGTGTCTCACCGACAGCGG
Proteins encoded in this window:
- a CDS encoding HAD family hydrolase, with translation MAIIFDLGRVVVSWDPVGIVRSVRGEHGAEQLAERLFNHPDWLEVDRGTLSLHTMARQAEHRTGLSAAENLAILQAVPASLVPDPAMLSLIESLHGAGHTLYALSNMGHASIDWLEQHQPFWRFFSGKVVSARVRMMKPEPDIYRYLLVSFDLQAEQCLFIDDSPANVTAAQALGIGGLVFTDAYSCRQQLVAQGYLPA
- the pheA gene encoding prephenate dehydratase, with protein sequence MATLDEIRQDITQLDQELLALLAKRKTLSIEVARAKQANPRPIRDPQREQDLLVALIQKGRVLGLDAQYITRIYHTIIEDSVLSQQAYLQSLLNPEQQEPMTSVAYLGPRGSYSSLAARKYLARYKDQVIEVNCQNFREVLDAVESGRAAFGVLPIENTSSGSINEVYDVMQHTSLSIVGELTYPIEHCILTAVPTELGRIKTFYAHPQVFQQCSHYLSKLEGARHEICDSSSSAMMKVKELASPEAAAIGSAAGGELYGLDVLAEQLANQKENYSRFIVVARKPIDVAPQIPAKTTLIMSTSQKPGSLVEALLVLRSNEINMTKLESRPVQGNPWEEMFYLDVSANLQTPAMQAALMELTKITRYIKVLGCYPSEDVKPTAVPPVLLGN
- a CDS encoding FlgO family outer membrane protein — protein: MNKLITALALALALAGCGSDPINREQGDPRQAAQGMELNWLVARMTDQLMERKSLSTLTEPIAVSSFVDLDTLQDTNWMGQQIEESFIYELNRRGEVVVDFKLTGSIKVTPQGDFVMSRNYRDLSPRLPISRILTGTFSRNKQGILVNARIIDLRTKMVETTAQSLIPQKYLFGANNSFGRASINRGYLMRDSQARPGGHLVNLTP
- a CDS encoding LPP20 family lipoprotein, giving the protein MKILFGCLLALLLTACSGGNRVVNYGGGNNKPDDFPVLKAVGYAVIDIQPGPSQSEKMLQAIRASKMDAYRELAEQLNGQQVRGQSSYKDLTQTSNSLDVSVAGMVRGARVVASYPRGNTYATEMELDTRALYNINQLMAGQF